In one window of Miscanthus floridulus cultivar M001 chromosome 12, ASM1932011v1, whole genome shotgun sequence DNA:
- the LOC136497515 gene encoding AT-rich interactive domain-containing protein 2-like, producing the protein MDSAAAVLAILSKLQSLGFCADLRIPDAAAASGPSEAFDAVLATFLREAYTGGREARPIPVALGDGRCVDLLRLFLAVRAAGGYAGVPNSPGGWAAAAESAGVDPALAAPVKLVYAKYLGALDRWIHRLVEAHGPFLDVDIRKRQELFVGANGVEEEEEGLLNWNGREQRHVMLKRKRGDVVGMLGWVREIAENAGNGVAVAAGSLDEYFSMALAVREMVTGKRARRASMLNGSLFQEIFPMACNCCTCPTSVGICSKAKLLNGSLVLTEQENNLAGEGKHGTRTHNSSNGWLFTSHQKNEIPVGPDYQVHVPQWTGEVPVNYDDPETLKWLGTKVWPPENESCKTLFCGDPIGKGREVVCGCNYPGSVECVRFHVAEQRLKLKRELGVAFYAWGFNRMGEEIALSWTDEEEASFKAAAQHSAASSGRNFWNRLHLFFQFKGRKELVSYYFNCFLLRRRCYQNRITPKNIDSDDDEETEFRFLGNRLGHCAAKYHSTKHTICIENTHSMDLDE; encoded by the exons ATggactccgccgccgccgtcctcgccATCCTCAGCAAGCTGCAGTCCCTGGGCTTCTGCGCCGATCTCCGGATCCCTGACGCCGCCGCGGCCTCCGGCCCCTCGGAGGCGTTCGACGCCGTCCTCGCCACGTTCCTGCGCGAGGCCTACACCGGCGGCCGCGAAGCGCGGCCTATCCCGGTGGCGCTTGGCGATGGACGATGCGTCGACCTCCTCCGCCTCTTCCTCGCCGTCCGCGCCGCGGGGGGCTACGCCGGTGTGCCCAACTCCCCAGGTGGCTGGGCCGCTGCCGCCGAGTCTGCCGGCGTTGACCCCGCCCTCGCGGCGCCCGTCAAGCTGGTCTACGCCAAGTACCTTGGCGCCCTAGACCGCTGGATCCACAGGCTCGTGGAAGCGCACGGGCCCTTCTTGGATGTCGACATCAGGAAGAGGCAAGAGCTGTTCGTTGGTGCCAATGgtgtggaggaagaagaagaagggctctTGAACTGGAACGGGAGGGAGCAGCGGCATGTGATGTTGAAGAGGAAGAGGGGGGACGTGGTTGGGATGCTGGGTTGGGTGAGGGAGATAGCCGAGAATGCTGGCAATGGTGTTGCTGTGGCTGCTGGGTCCTTGGATGAGTACTTCTCAATGGCATTGGCGGTCAGGGAGATGGTTACCGGGAAGAGGGCTCGCCGAGCAAGCATGTTGAATGGCTCACTTTTTCAG GAAATATTCCCAATGGCTTGCAATTGCTGTACTTGTCCTACCAGTGTTGGAATTTGTTCAAAAGCAAAATTACTGAATGGTTCTTTAGTGCTCACAGAACAGGAGAACAACTTGGCTGGAGAAGGGAAACATGGGACTAGGACTCATAATTCTTCTAATGGTTGGCTTTTTACAAGCCACCAGAAGAATGAAATACCTGTTGGTCCAGACTATCAAGTACACGTGCCACAATGGACTGGTGAGGTGCCTGTAAATTATGATGATCCAGAAACTCTGAAATGGTTGGGAACAAAGGTCTGGCCTCCAGAAAATGAAAGCTGTAAAACATTGTTTTGTGGTGATCCTATTGGCAAAGGCAGAGAAGTTGTTTGTGGTTGCAACTATCCTGGATCAGTGGAATGTGTTCGGTTTCATGTAGCAGAACAGAGACTTAAGTTGAAACGCGAACTTGGTGTGGCTTTCTATGCATGGGGATTCAATCGTATGGGTGAGGAGATTGCACTTTCTTGGACGGATGAAGAGGAGGCAAGTTTCAAGGCCGCAGCACAACATAGTGCTGCATCTTCTGGCAGGAATTTCTGGAACCGCCTCCACTTATTTTTTCAATTTAAGGGGAGGAAAGAACTGGTGAGCTATTATTTTAATTGTTTTCTGCTTAGAAGGAGGTGCTACCAAAACAGGATCACTCCAAAGAACATAGACAGTGATGATGACGAAGAAACAGAATTTAGATTCCTAGGGAATCGACTTGGTCACTGTGCAGCTAAGTATCACAGTACCAAGCACACCATCTGCATTGAAAATACACACTCTATGGACCTGGACGAGTAG